From one Mytilus edulis chromosome 1, xbMytEdul2.2, whole genome shotgun sequence genomic stretch:
- the LOC139519618 gene encoding uncharacterized protein, producing MQYLSYTFPTALNKEFLKMMRFQTFFFLMALTTMTVAVYAPTEKHALDKHGVEKVLLVENSVGRNINRRRGGESLSLLDVIDASRRTGSRAGAVGTSHGIGNEFLTHGSSTSIGLSGGSLGSRTSVSRDSLAGLSRALSDDDSISNCHYGCGDDKLCRSGHKCVHDGCSSYCVDISSRSSSSGLTRVSSNDGHISSGSRIGTSGLARNFDLSRSSRLESIGSGRGVSGHSGSDILDAISSRRVGLDTVSVRRSGLGRISGSGLVSQSVVGGKTDCKNDCFSDGDCPTSKYCASVNCHMICRRRPSNGYTG from the exons ATgcaatatttatcatatacttttcCGACTGCTTTGAACAAAG AATTTCTAAAGATGATGAGATTCCAGACCTTTTTCTTTTTGATGGCATTGACCACCATGACAGTAGCCG TTTATGCACCAACTGAAAAACATGCATTAGATAAACATGGAGTTGAAAAGGTTTTACTGGTCGAGAACTCAGTTGGAAGAAACATCAACAGGCGTCGTGGTGGCGAATCTCTTTCTTTACTGGATGTCATTGATGCAAGTAGACGAACAGGATCAAGAGCTGGAGCTGTTGGTACATCTCATGGAATAGGAAATGAATTTCTAACACACGGGTCATCAACCAGTATAGGATTGTCTGGTGGTTCTCTTGGAAGTAGGACCTCTGTATCAAGAGACTCTTTAGCTGGTTTGTCTCGTGCTTTATCTGACGATGACAGTATCAGTAATTGTCATTATGGGTGTGGAGATGACAAGTTGTGTCGTTCAGGACATAAATGTGTACATGATGGTTGTAGCAGTTACTGCGTTGACATTTCTTCTAGAAGTTCATCATCTGGATTGACCAGAGTTTCAAGTAATGATGGTCATATATCATCTGGCAGCAGAATTGGTACATCTGGTCTGGCTAGAAATTTTGATCTCTCTCGCAGTTCTCGTTTGGAATCTATTGGTAGTGGCCGTGGAGTGTCTGGCCATTCAGGTTCTGATATTCTTGACGCAATCAGCTCTAGACGAGTTGGACTAGACACAGTTTCTGTCAGACGTAGTGGATTAGGTCGTATTTCTGGTTCGGGACTCGTTTCGCAGTCTGTGGTAGGAGGAAAAACAGATTGCAAAAATGACTGTTTTAGTGATGGAGATTGTCCAACGAGCAAATACTGTGCATCTGTGAATTGTCACATGATTTGTAGAAGAAGACCGTCTAATGGATACACAGGATAA